The genomic stretch TAATCTCTAACAATTATTTTTTCGGCATGGTTATAGTAAATGTTGTGCCCTGATTGGTCTGAGAATCGAGTGTGATTGAACTGTTGTGGGCGGCCATGCCGTGGTAAGGCCACTTTCTGATTGTGCGACTTAAGAGTCGCCGTGCCGGCGACTGCTAAACGAGTGCGAAGTAACCCACCGGCCCCCGTCTGCGCGGGGGTAAACTCTAAGCCGGGGGCTTTCGGATCTGAGATTGCCGCGCTGCGCTCGCAATGACAAGGTCACTCTTTTTTCTTTTCGGAGTGCAAATCGATTCCGACCTGGCCTTTTGCTTCCCTAAAGTCCACGATAATCTTGACTGCCTCTTCCGGCTCATCGACGACCGTGAATACCTTGAGGTCTTTGGGGGAAATGTAATGATGCTCTTTAAGCATCTGTTTCTTCATCCAGTCAATAAGGCCTTGCCAATAGTCGCTGCCCATCAGAATCACGGGGAAGGACGCCTGTCTCAAAGTCTGAATCAGGACAAGGGCCTCGGTAAATTCGTCCATAGTTCCGAAACCGCCGGGGAACGCTATAAAGCCGTGTGCGTATTTAAGGAACATCACTTTACGGCAGAAGAAATACCTGAAATGCAGCGAGAAATTCTGGAACTTATTCGGTATCTGCTCTTTGGGTATTTCGATATTGAGGCCGATGCTTCTACCGCCTGCTTTTGCGGCCCCTTTGTTGGCCGCCTCCATAATCCCGCCCCCGCCGCCGGTTATTACGGAAAAACCGGCCTTGACTATTTCCGAAGCTGTTTTTTCAGCGAGCTTATAATACCGGCTGCCCGGCTTTGTGCGGGCCGAGCCGAAGAACGACACCGCCGGCCCAAGAGTGGCAAGCTCATCGAATCCTTCCACAAACTCGGCCATTATCCGGAATATCCGCCAGAGGTCTTTTACCGGGCTTTCAGTAATTTTCATCATAGGAAACTATCCTTAAAAATCTTTTACCACAAAGCAGGGTTATTCGCAGCGGGGCAGAATTTCGCAATCCGGCAGTTTTCACAATCTGGCCTGCGCGCCTTGCAAATATTTCGCCCGTGGAAAATCAACAGGTGGCTGAATAATGTCCAGCTCTTCTTAGGTATTATTTCGGCCAAATCGAATTCGAGCTTTACCGGGTCGCTGTTCGCGGAAAGCTGTAATCGGCGGCTAAGGCGGATAACGTGCGTATCGCAGGCGATAGCGGGGATTCCGAAGGCATTGCCCAATACGACGTTGGCGGTCTTTCTGCCCACGCCCGGCAGCGTTATAAGCTGCTCCATTGTGCCGGGGACTTTATTATTAAATCGCTCGATTATCGCTTTGCAGCTATTCTTAATGCTAATTGCCTTA from Phycisphaerae bacterium encodes the following:
- a CDS encoding TIGR00730 family Rossman fold protein codes for the protein MMKITESPVKDLWRIFRIMAEFVEGFDELATLGPAVSFFGSARTKPGSRYYKLAEKTASEIVKAGFSVITGGGGGIMEAANKGAAKAGGRSIGLNIEIPKEQIPNKFQNFSLHFRYFFCRKVMFLKYAHGFIAFPGGFGTMDEFTEALVLIQTLRQASFPVILMGSDYWQGLIDWMKKQMLKEHHYISPKDLKVFTVVDEPEEAVKIIVDFREAKGQVGIDLHSEKKKE
- the nth gene encoding endonuclease III, whose amino-acid sequence is MAGKTAAKKAKVKVDKSEAAERVRKILPILKKMYPDAKTALNFKNPFELLIATILSAQCTDVRVNIVTGDLFKKYKSAADWAKADIKQIESDIKSTGFYHNKAISIKNSCKAIIERFNNKVPGTMEQLITLPGVGRKTANVVLGNAFGIPAIACDTHVIRLSRRLQLSANSDPVKLEFDLAEIIPKKSWTLFSHLLIFHGRNICKARRPDCENCRIAKFCPAANNPALW